Sequence from the Candidatus Nezhaarchaeota archaeon genome:
TGTTGGGGCAGCTAAGATTGGGCTTGATTGGATTATGAGTGGATTTGAGTACCTGCCACCAGCCGTCTACAGCGTGACATGTCTAACCCTAATGGTGCTCGGGCTCCAAGCCTTCCTCTCATCGTTCCTGATGAGCGTCATAGCGGAGAAGAAGCATAAATGGACACCCTAACACACATCTTCCTACCCCTAACGCTTATCTACATCCTAAAGAGAGACCTTAAAGCAAAGCACTTTCCACTAGCTCTATTCGCCATAATCCCAGACCTCGACGTTTTCACTGGAGTGCATAGAGGAATATCCCATTCGCTCCTCTTCCTAGCATCCCTAGCATGCATAATACTGGCTACCGAATACGTGGTTAAACGTCAGTTAAAACACTCTACCTTAGCAGTGGGCTTTCTCTTCTCTCACATAGTCCTCGACATATTAACTGGAGGAGCCCCACTTCTATACCCACTAATTAATCTAGGGGTTGGCATCACCATACCCTTCATAGTGAGGTTTGGAGAGAGCATATCCATAGTGGATGCAATGCCCAAGATTGTTTACAGTGTCCCGCAGCCAGTGCAAGGAGAGATAGATGCATTCTCAAGCTTTGGAGTGGCCATGACAGCTACATTCCTCATAGTATGGTGGAGAACTTATAGAAGGAGAAGCTGATGGACAGGTGGAGAGAATTGCTGACCATAACTTATTTTGCCAGCCGCCCTTCACTCGCCCTCAAGAACCCCGACCCAATGAGGCTGATAGAAGCCCTCTTAGGGGTGAGTGCTCATAAGCATGGGCGTGGAGTTGAT
This genomic interval carries:
- a CDS encoding metal-dependent hydrolase; its protein translation is MDTLTHIFLPLTLIYILKRDLKAKHFPLALFAIIPDLDVFTGVHRGISHSLLFLASLACIILATEYVVKRQLKHSTLAVGFLFSHIVLDILTGGAPLLYPLINLGVGITIPFIVRFGESISIVDAMPKIVYSVPQPVQGEIDAFSSFGVAMTATFLIVWWRTYRRRS